A window of Quercus robur chromosome 12, dhQueRobu3.1, whole genome shotgun sequence genomic DNA:
taattCATCAACTCTTTAAAACAGCAAAAGCATAGCATTAGAAgcagaaaaaaggaaagaaccaaaacaaatgaaagattctagaaataattacaacaaaacAATCAGATAAGATGGGAAGTACATACCCCAGACTTTGCTTCTATAGGATGCTCCTCATCAATATGGCAGCACAACCCAACCAAATCAAAATCCTCTGTACAAAATGGGCATGGATATTCTGTTTTTGACTCATCGTCACCTTCAATCTCCTCCTCCAAATCTATACAAAGATCTGCTTCAACACCCAACACATCAAATCCCATTccaaaaaaatacccaaaaaccaataaaatataaagattggattttgaaaacaaaaactaaccgGACAGAGTCTTTAAAGTTGATTGGTAGCTCCGTGAAGCAGTAGAAAAACCAATGCTCCAAGTATCATCCTCCATTAGAATTTCAcccaagattaaaaaataaaatataaattttttttttgatttttattcgAATATAGCTTGACCCAGATGCAAAATATTTCTGGGTTTTgctgattatatatatatagcaaacaCAAAGCTCTTTTCTTTTAGCCCTATTACACGGGGGTTTCCTTAACAAGCACGTGTGAAAGACCAACAAGTGTTAAAACCCAAGAACAAAATGAAACCAACGAGTAGCTTCAGATTATGGATGTGGCTAGAATCTTAGCAAACACGAATCTGACTTACCAATTGACCTTGGACTCTTTCTTATTTTCCATTCACTACCCCTAACAACCTTACTCAGATTATTCTTCGATTAGGAACCTTGTATACTTTTATACCCTCTTTTTTTTCATCATATTACAGTAATACCATCCTTTAGCCCAGGAATATATGCGAGTGCGTACTAAGGTCTTTATCGTCTTTTCGTTTATTTTTGTCGGTTTCTGTTTTTTCTCCCGCGAAATTTGTTGGGCCCATTGGGCCAATAACCCAAATTCATGTTAGGATATGGGCCACCGGGTTACAAGCCCATTTATTGTGAACGCGCAAAGGAAAGTAGCGGttggtttgtttggtttttattttattttttatttcagagGGTCAATGGTTTTAATTCCCCGGAAATTTCGTTTCCTGGAGAATTCAATTCCTTAaccctcaaaattttgaaatccagGAAAACCGGGTTCGAATtctgatttgaaatttgaaattcgTGTTTGTATCGTAATTTTAATGGCGACGAGGAACCGGACCGTAGTGTATAGAAGGCACAGAGACGCGGTAAAGAGCGTGCGAGCTCCGTTGTTTTCGTCGGCGTCCGGTTCCGGCGGTCCGGTGATCGAAATGGCTTCGCTTCTTGGTTCTAATCGGTCTTCTTATGCTCCTCTTAGCACCGAAGATCCAGGTCCATCAAGGTACGCCtcttttgttattaattttcaaaaaaaaaaagaaaattttaatttctcttaatttcttgTTTGGTCGTTGAGAAAGTAGTGGAAAAGAGTagaaatagaaggaaaatttggagtatttagggttttgattgTACGAAAGACGATCGGCTCCACTCAATTTAGCAGAATAGTTGTGTTAGCGTCAGTTTGAGTGAGGTTTatcgcaattttttttttcttttcttttctctgtgtttttctcggcaaccaagCAAATCCTGTGTAATACTAATTTCTTGTCTTGAttttggaagaaattttttgaagtttgaaacGAATGCATGGTGTGGCATTCTCTGTTGACCAATGATAATGAATTTTCATTGGCTCTTTGTGTTTCAGTTTATGGCTTAGGGATTTGATAGCAATTTCAAGCTTGCAATGTTTATGTTTATTCTCATAAATGATTAATTCAGCATAATTATACATACTATTTCAATAGTGGCAAGTTTTCTAACCTTttatccccccaaaaaaaaaaaaaaattttgtggcaAGTTTAACTATACTAGGGCAAGTTTGACATTTGGGAATTATTCATGATAATTGAACAGACACACTTTGACTTCATTCTTTGTGATTGGTCTTTTATATGGCTTGATATAGTTTGAGGCTAAGGCAATACATTTAAGCGAGtccttttatatttaattattaattaaataaatttatttaatactaaccaaccaaagtgtttttttttttttttttttttttttgagaatgaaccAACCAAAGTTAATTTGATGAATTAAACacataatttgattaattaattctAATCAAACTGAGGTTAATTTCATGTAGAGAATCAAATAtcatatttaacaaaaagaattgagaatttattattttgttaaaaagatGGTTTACTCTACCTTGGATAAAGCTGTGTGtggttaaataaagttgtaatctaattgcaattttgattttagtgtTTGAAATAGAGATAGAGATTGTTTGGTGTGTGGCTATTTGGGTGATTATATGGCTGATGTTGACAATCTACTTTGTAGGATATtggtttacaaaaattaagtGCCCGTTTGTTTCGGCTTTTTGAGCCCAAAAAGCGCGTTTTGAAAAACGCTCAACCAATTTTTGCGTTTGGTAAactcaaaacgcaacttttttataaaagttgcgttttgagcattgagaaaaaattgagaacaaacgCGGAAGGATTATGGACCCTCAggggtccataaatgaaaacgcgCATAGCGCGTTTTGTATATTACCGTTGCAAATCcgaaaattaccgaaatacccaTCAGTCTCTCACGCCCTCATCTCTCATCTGTCTtttttcttcgtcttcttcctcTTCGTCTTCCTCTGCTTCTTCACCGGTCTACCccacaatcaacaaaacccatttcaacctttGATATTCCGAACACAgaatcaacaaaaccaaaccaaaaataactcaaaatcaacacaaaaacaacttaaaatcaactcaaatccggaaaacccatcccaaacccaactcaaaatcaacccaaaatccatagaaaaaaaaaacccaaaatcccaaaatccttATCTTCAGcttcaatcatcttcatcttcatcttcatcatcatcatcatcatcttcttctctggagtgtgaaaaaaaaaagaataaaggatGAGTTCTGGCGTTGGTGACGATGGTTCCGATGTGTTCCGATTTGAagtgctaagaggaaaaaaaaaaaaaaaagagaaagaaaaggagagaacCTTGTCGAGGTTGTCAATCTGGGAGGAGACGAGAGAGAGGACGCGAGGTCTCTTCGCAATGCTTTGGAGGTGACGGAGCTCCTCCAAGTCTAGCGCCACTTCATCCGCCATTTTCACTTTTGCTTCTCCagctaaacaaaaccaaaattattatttttacactATCAAGTATCAACCGCGAGAGAGAGATAGTCTAGAGAGACCGTTTGAAGTGCtaagaggcaaaaaaaaaaaagaaaaaaagaaagagagctgggaATGTTCTGGACTGAGAAGATGgtagaggaaagaaggaaaaaggaaaagaaaagagtgtggCTGGTTACGtgggtggatgagaaaaaaagaggagaaaaaaaaaaaggaagttgaGCCACGtgtgtggagagaaaaaaaagggagaaaaaaaaaattatatcataatattttcacaatatttttacaataaattttaaggtaggctattattagctaatattggtgagaaaaaaataatttttttagaaagagaaaaaaataattttaatagtatgttaaaattaaaattactatcaatttttatcacaatatttttacaatactttcacaataaatcttaagtggtagattattattagctaatattggtaagaaaaaaataatttttttagaaagagaaaaattgatttaagtatgatgaagtaattgatttaagtatgaaataaactcacataaaaaaaaaaaatttgaaataaatttccttatatatacattgtcctttttggtcatttacccctcaaaaagccacttttatcagcttttaccaaacactcagctttttcattatgcactttttaacagtttttaccaaacactcagctttttgaaactctactttttacattatgcacttttacaaaactccactttttcattatgcactttttcaaaaagctgaaccaaactcaccctaagtCTCAAGCCATTAGggaaaattaattttcatgcacatatacaacttattttttccTAAGCACTTTTGGTCTAATAGTTTGAAGGTGAGAAATATAGTGCACaacccttttttatttcttaaattttcataaaatcttGAGCCATTTTTATAATAGGAGTGGGGGCTTTTTATAAAGGGTTTAGGACATTTTTGTAATgaggccttaggcctaggccttgagctGGCACTGATATCAAGTGGCATATTGGTTATAGAGGACGGGATCTTTGTTACTTCGTCAGGATATGAAGGCAATGGAAAACTTTGGATTTGGGGGAAAAATCATGCCCTTATTAGgcaaattatgaaattatttttcatttttattttttggtactgACTCTTTATGTAATTGATTGATGTTTTATATCTATCACAGTGTAATTGTAAGAAGAcaaagtgaatttttttatttgagtggTTGGCACCTTATGATCTTCAAGTCGGAAAGACGGAGTCAAGGGAGAGTGGTGTCTGGcctctttatttgttttcttattgtatgctttttctctttttttagtgtttaatgTTGGTCTTTTATTTTTGGGCTGTGATTTATTATACATTTGTATATAGGCACATTTCATTATTAGATTTTAGGCTGCCCCATGCACCTTTTCATTACTTGAGGTGTTTTCAACTTCTCACTGTATGTTAGAGGAAtcatgtttttacattttgcCTTTTAGAAGCCATTTCAGGCTTTCAATAatcaaaattgtgttttgaaaatgcgTTAATCTTCCTAATTGTATGACTTGTATTATTTTTGCAGTAGGGATGCATTTACTGTGGGTCTACCACCATCTTGGGTTGATGATTCTGAACAAGTGGCTGCAAATATACAACGTGCTCGGGCCAAAATGGCTGAGTTAGTCAAGGCTCATGCCAAGGCTTTAATGCCCTCATTTGAAGATGGCAAAGAAGATCAACATCTAATTGAGGCTCTTACCCAAGAGATTACAGATATATTGAGGAGGTCTGAGAAGAGATTACAGAAACTTTCTGCAAGTGGATCTGCTGAGGACtcaaatgttagaaaaaatgtACAGGTATGATTTTGAGGGTCAGTGTACTCTTTGAGAATAATTTTACATGGTTTTTCATGTAGCTTTGAAATCATGTAGTTTAAGATTTACTCCCTCTAGGGTTTCATTGATTCTTTGTAACTTATTGCATTTAATATTGTAAAAGTTTCTGGATATTAAATGCTGTTGTATATTAGTGGACCAGATTGATTTAGTCTTTCCCACATATGacatcaaaatgaaaaaaaattataagaggGAATTATGTTTTGCTGCTGTAGTGCAATGCCTATGGCTGTTGTAGTACTATTCTGAGTAATTTGTTTTACTTTCAATCATATGCTCCAATCTGTACACATTTTTAACTGAGATCCTACCATGCATGTGCTTCTCACTCCAAAAGACCCACCCCATCCCATTCTCCTCCCTCAGTTTTGTGGGTGGGTCCCCAtttttcttcagttttttttttttttggattgggttgggttgggtggGGGTGTTGAGAATCCTAACTGATTTCTCCAACATGCATGCAGTTTGAACCATCTTTGTTTTGTAGCTCCTTTGGGCTCATGTGTTTGGAATACTTCCCATTCAGTCAAGTTGCATCTCCTTTGGCTTGCTTAATAGAATCCTTACTTGCAAAATGGTATAGCAGCATTCTTGCATTTGATCACATGCAATTATCTGGAGATACATTTGATGGTTTTTTCCAATGGATTGACTCACTTTTTAATATTCTTCTGACAGCGTTCTCTTGCAACAGACCTGCAGAATCTTTCTGTGGACCTACGGAGAAAACAGTCAACATATTTGAAACGTCTGCAGCAGCAAAAGGAGGTCTGTGTACATGTTGGTTATAATAACTTGCAGGGTTTATCTGCAGTCAATCTATAGAATTGTACTTAGAACTGTTCTGCATACTTAGCTATCCTTGCTTGCTTTGAATTCATGcaaattctctttttcttcctttcttgtgGTTGTGGACTTTTGTAGACTTTATTTTTAACTCATTGCAATTTGATATTTGATGCACTTAATAACTGAGGAATTAGTTGTTGATTTTATACTACcatttttatatgaattttttgtatttagccATTCATATTTTGTGTTGTAGGGACCTGATGGGGTTGATTTGGAGATGAACTTGAACGGAAATAAATCCAGATTAGAAGATGACGAATTTAGTGATGTGGTATGGTGTATTGCTGTTTCTTCTTTATCGTTTCCTTCAGTAGGATGTAGTTGTATTCAGATATGGGAAATATCCGCCTGTGAAATTACTCATCTTATGATCCTTCCCTCCATGATTGTGTTCGAACATGC
This region includes:
- the LOC126710423 gene encoding tlg2p-like protein a isoform X1, which codes for MATRNRTVVYRRHRDAVKSVRAPLFSSASGSGGPVIEMASLLGSNRSSYAPLSTEDPGPSSRDAFTVGLPPSWVDDSEQVAANIQRARAKMAELVKAHAKALMPSFEDGKEDQHLIEALTQEITDILRRSEKRLQKLSASGSAEDSNVRKNVQLLWAHVFGILPIQSSCISFGLLNRILTCKMRSLATDLQNLSVDLRRKQSTYLKRLQQQKEGPDGVDLEMNLNGNKSRLEDDEFSDVGFNEQQTVKIKKGQQEREREINQVVQSVNELAQIMKDLSVLVIDQGTIVDRIDYNIQTVAVSVDEGLKQLQKAERTQKKGGMVRCATVLVIMCFIMLVLLILKEILF
- the LOC126710423 gene encoding tlg2p-like protein a isoform X2, giving the protein MATRNRTVVYRRHRDAVKSVRAPLFSSASGSGGPVIEMASLLGSNRSSYAPLSTEDPGPSRDAFTVGLPPSWVDDSEQVAANIQRARAKMAELVKAHAKALMPSFEDGKEDQHLIEALTQEITDILRRSEKRLQKLSASGSAEDSNVRKNVQLLWAHVFGILPIQSSCISFGLLNRILTCKMRSLATDLQNLSVDLRRKQSTYLKRLQQQKEGPDGVDLEMNLNGNKSRLEDDEFSDVGFNEQQTVKIKKGQQEREREINQVVQSVNELAQIMKDLSVLVIDQGTIVDRIDYNIQTVAVSVDEGLKQLQKAERTQKKGGMVRCATVLVIMCFIMLVLLILKEILF
- the LOC126710423 gene encoding syntaxin-42-like isoform X4; amino-acid sequence: MATRNRTVVYRRHRDAVKSVRAPLFSSASGSGGPVIEMASLLGSNRSSYAPLSTEDPGPSRDAFTVGLPPSWVDDSEQVAANIQRARAKMAELVKAHAKALMPSFEDGKEDQHLIEALTQEITDILRRSEKRLQKLSASGSAEDSNVRKNVQRSLATDLQNLSVDLRRKQSTYLKRLQQQKEGPDGVDLEMNLNGNKSRLEDDEFSDVGFNEQQTVKIKKGQQEREREINQVVQSVNELAQIMKDLSVLVIDQGTIVDRIDYNIQTVAVSVDEGLKQLQKAERTQKKGGMVRCATVLVIMCFIMLVLLILKEILF
- the LOC126710423 gene encoding syntaxin-42-like isoform X3, which produces MATRNRTVVYRRHRDAVKSVRAPLFSSASGSGGPVIEMASLLGSNRSSYAPLSTEDPGPSSRDAFTVGLPPSWVDDSEQVAANIQRARAKMAELVKAHAKALMPSFEDGKEDQHLIEALTQEITDILRRSEKRLQKLSASGSAEDSNVRKNVQRSLATDLQNLSVDLRRKQSTYLKRLQQQKEGPDGVDLEMNLNGNKSRLEDDEFSDVGFNEQQTVKIKKGQQEREREINQVVQSVNELAQIMKDLSVLVIDQGTIVDRIDYNIQTVAVSVDEGLKQLQKAERTQKKGGMVRCATVLVIMCFIMLVLLILKEILF